GGCCGACTTGGACTCCTCGACCGTGATCACGCCGTCCTTGCCCACCTTCTCCATGGCCTCGGCGATCAGGTTGCCGATGGTCTTGTCGTTGTTGGCAGCGATGGAGGCGACCTGAGCGATCTCCTTCTTGTCCTTGGTCGACTTGCTGAGCTTCTTGAGCTCGGCCACTACCGCTTCCACGGCCGCGTCGATCCCGCGCTTGAGCCCCATGGGGTTAGCGCCCGCGGTGACGTTCTTCAGGCCCTCCTTGAAGATGGCCTGGGCCAGCACCGTCGCGGTGGTCGTCCCGTCACCCGCGATGTCCGAGGTCTTGGACGCCACTTCCTTGAGCATCTGGGCACCCATGTCCTCATAGTTGTCCTTGAGCTCGATCTCCTTGGCCACCGTCACGCCGTCCTTGGTGATGGTGGGGCTACCGAACTTCTTGTCGATGACCACGTTGCGCCCCTTGGGGCCCATGGTGGCCTTGACGGCCGCGGACATGATGTTGATTCCGCGCAAGAGGGCGGCTCGGCCCTCGTCGCTGAACAGAACCTGCTTGGGCATCTGACTCTCCTCCTCGTTCGTTCGTATGGAATGTGCCGGCCCGGATGGCCGGCGGTTGTCTGCCGGGCGCTCTCGCCCGGTCGAGTGCCGACCTAGCCTCTACTCAAGAATGCAGAGCACGTCCTCTTCGCGCAGGATCAGGTACTCCTCGTCATCCAGCGTGACCTCCGAGCCCGAATATTTGCCGAAGAGGATCTTGTCGCCGGCCTTCACATCGAGGGGGACCTTCTTGCCCTCATCCGTGACCTTGCCATTGCCCACGGCGACCACCTTGCCCTCCTGCGGCTTTTCCTTGGCCGAGTCCGGGATGATGATCCCGCCCTTCTTGGTTTCCCCCTTATCCTCTTGACGCTTGACGAGAATGCGGTCATGCAACGGACGAATCTTCATAGCCAAATCGCCTCCCGATGGATAAGATGTTGTGGCTCCTGACCCTTTCGTGACCACTTCAGTGGTTAGCACTCATCGCCTGCGAGTGCTAATAGTAGTCGGCGAGGCGGATCAAGTCAAGAAGGAAAAATCCGAGCCATCTCAGCTGGTTAGACGGAGAATCCTTTCATGCCCACTGCCTCTGCGAGACCCGGTGTTCTGATCTCTCGAGCCCTACCGGAGGAGGCGGTCGCTCGCGCCAGGAGCCGAGCCGATGTGGACCTGCATGCGGGCGACAGGCCGCTGTCCAAGACCGAGCTGATGAAGCGACTCAAGGGGCGCCAGGGTCTCGTGTGCCTCATCACGGACACCATCGACGGCGCGGTCCTCGAGTCCTGTCCCGATCTCAAGGTCGTCTCCAACGTGGCCGTCGGCTTCAACAACATCGACGTGGCCGCGGCGACCAAGCGGGGTGTGGTGGTGACCAATACCCCGGACGTCCTCACCGAGACTACGGCGGACTTCGCGTGGACGCTCTTGATGGCCACGGCTCGCCGGCTGGTCGAGGCGGATCGTTATGTCCGCGACGGCAAGTTCACTCAGTGGGAGTACATGGTCTTGCTGGGCGGCGACATCTATGGCAAGACCCTCGGCATCATCGGCTTCGGCCGTATTGGCCGCGCCATGGCCCGTCGCGCCCTCGGCTTCAACATGCGCGTCCTCTACCAGGACGCGGTGGCGGCCGATGCCGACACCGAGCGGGAACTCCGCGCGACCCGCACGGATACGGCCACCCTGCTGCGCGAAGCCGACTTCGTCAGCATTCACACGCCGCTCTTGCCGGAGACCCGCCATCTCATCAATGCCCAATCGCTCCGCACCATGAAGAAGACGGCCTATCTCATCAATGCCTCCCGCGGTCCGGTGGTGGACGAGGCCGCCCTCGTGCAGGCGCTGACGGAAGGCTGGATCGCCGGCGCCGGTCTCGACGTCTTCGAGGAGGAGCCAAAGGTCCATCCGGGGCTCCTCGCCTTGCCCAATGCCGTGCTGGCGCCACACATCGCCAGCGCCTCCTCGGACACGCGGATCAAGATGGCGACCCTGGCCGTGGACAATTGCCTCGCCGTGCTCGAGGGCCAGACGCCGCCGACCCCCGTCAATCCCGAAGCCCTCTCCCGCAGGTAGCCGTGGAGCTCCTCGTCCTCGACCGCATCAGCAAGCGATTCGCTCCCGACCGGCCGCCCGCAGTGGACGGCCTGTCGCTCGGTGTCGCCCACGGGGAGATCCTGGCCCTCCTCGGGCCCTCGGGCTGCGGCAAGACCACGACGCTCCGGATCATCGCCGGGCTCGAGAGCCCGGATTCCGGAACGGTCACGCTGCGAGGCGAGGTCGTGGCGGGACCCGCGCACGTCGTCCCGCCCGAGGAGCGCGGCATCGGCATCGTCTTCCAGGACTACGCCCTTTTCCCGCACCTGACTGTCGCCGACAACGTGGCCTTCGGGCTACGGCGGATGAGCCGTGGCGCCCGTCAGGGGCGCATCTCGGAGGTCCTCGAGCTGGTGGGGCTTCCGACCTACGCCGGGCACTACCCTCACGAGCTGTCGGGCGGGCAGCAGCAGCGCGTGGCTCTCGCGAGGGCCCTGGCTCCTGCCCCTGCCTTGATGCTGCTGGACGAGCCGTTCTCCAACCTGGACGCCGATCTGCGCGCGCAGATGCGCGATGAGGTCGAGCGCATCCTGCGCGCCACGGGAACCACGGCGGTCTTCGTCACCCACGACCAGGAGGAGGCGTTCACCCTCGCCGACCGCGTCGGCGTCCTCAATGCCGGCCGCATGGAACAGCTCGCCCCCCCGCAGCAGATCTATCATCAGCCCGCCACGCGCTTCGTGGCCGCCTTCGTGGGAGACGCCGACTTTCTTCCCGGCACCGTCACCAGCCAGGGCATCGTGACCGAAGTGGGAACCTTCGCCAACGTGGATCAGCTCCAGGCCGGGGAGCGCGTGGACGTGATGATGCGCCCGGACGACATCAGCTTCGTCCCCCAGCCGGACGGCCAGGGAACCATCACCCGCCGGTATTTCCGGGGGTCGGAGGCGGTGTACTGCATCCGGCTGCCCTCAGGTCACCGGGTGCATTCCTCCCAGCCCTCGACCTCACTATTTCCCACGGGAACGCGGGTCAGCGCCAAGGCGCACGTCGTTCACGTGGTGGCCTTCCCGGCCGTGACGGCCGCGAACGCCGAGAGGCCCTCAGCGACTGGAGCCAAGTGAGAGCCGGACGAGCACGATCACGGGCAGCAGCCCGACCCCGACGAGGGTAAGAGCCGGCACCGACGCCTCCTGCCACATCGCCTCCGAGGTCCGCTCCCAGATCTCCACCGCGAGGGTATTGAAGCCGAACGGTCGGAGGAGCAGGGTCGCGGGCATCTCCTTCATGGTCTCGACGAAAACGAGAATGACCGCCGTCATCAGGCCGCCGCGAATGAGGGGCAGATGCACTCGCCGAAGGGCGGCCCCGGCCCGGGCCCCCAGTGACCGGGCCGCGTCGTCGAGGCTCGGAGAGATCTTGCCGAGGCTCGCTTCCACCGTCTGCAGGCTCACGGCGAGGAAGCGAACGAGATAGGCCAGGACGAGCCCGGCCGCCGAGCCCGTGAACAAGAGGCCGATCGGGTGGCCCAGCCCACGCTCGAGGAGCGGGGCCACCGTATGATCCACCCACGCCAGGGGCAGCAGAACGCCAACGGCGATCACCGCGCCCGGCAGCGCGTACCCCATCGAGGCGAACTGGACCACGAAACGAACCGTGGGCGTACCGTGCAGCCGTCCGGCGTAGGCCAGGAGCACGGCGAGCAGACACGCGAGCAGGGCCGCGACCGCGGCCAGCACACAGGTCCGCGTGAGAAGCGCGCCGAAAGCCGGCGCGATCTGCCCATCGCGCAGCGCGGCCGCGGCCCACCACGCGAGCTGCCCCACGGGCAACAGGAACGCTAGCGTGAGCGTGGCCAGGCAGCTCGCAGTGGCGGCCGCCGCTCCCCAGCCTCGAAGCTCGGAGGGGGCGAGCGCAGGGCCCCGGCGCCCCGTCTGGGTGAAGCGTGCCCGGCCGCGCGATCGCCGTTCCAGCAGGATCAGGGCCAGCGCGAAGAGCAGCAGCACGCTCGCCAGCTGGGTCGCCGCGATCCGGTCGAACATGCCGTACCAGACGCGATACACCGCCTCGGTCAGGGTGCGGTACCCGAAGGTCGCCACCGTCCCGAAGTCCGCCATCGCCTCCATCATGGCCAGGGCGACGCCGGCCACCAGCGACGGGCGCGCCATCGGAAGGGTGACATGCAAGAAAGTCTGAGCGCGCGACCACCCCAGGCTTCGCGCGGTTTCGATGGCCGCTCCGCTCTGATCGCGGAAGGCCGTGCGCGCGAGCAGGTACACGTAGGGATAGAAGACCAGCGTCATCATGAGCACCACGCCCCAGTAGGAGCGAAGCTCGGGCAGCCGGACGCCTTCGCCGAGCGAGCGGCGCAGCCCGGTCTGGACCGGCCCCGAGTATTCGAAGAGGCCGAGAAAGACGAAGCCCATCACGTACGCAGGCACGGCGAGGGGAAGGATCAACGCCCACTCCAGGACGGAACGGCCCGGGAACCGATAGTGAACGACCAGCCACGCCAGGCCCGTGCCCACCACGAGGGTGCCCGCGCCGACACCGATGACGAGCAGGAAGGTGCTGCCCACCAGCTCGAAGAGCTGGGTACGCCAGAGGTGAAGCCAGACCTCACCTTTCGGAAAGGTCAGCGACGAGACCACGGCGAGGATGGGAACGGCCAGCACGGCCGCCGTCCCCACCGCGAGCCAGGTCCAGGGGGAGGGACGCGCCGACCGCAGGGCGATCAGACGGCCGCCCTCAGCGGAGACTCACGACGGAGGCTCTACTTGTAGCCCGCGCGGTCAGCCAGGCGGGTGGCCGCGGCCTGAAACTCCCCCGCCGCCGCCACATTGGTGTCGTCCTGCTTGAACTTGCCCCACCGCGCGATGAGCGGATCGACGGCGGCCTGAGGATTCGCGGGATACTCGAAGTTGGAATCGGCGAACATCTGCTGCGCCTCGGGGCTCGTGAGGAACTCGATCAGCTTGAAGGCCTCCGCCCGATTCCTGGCGTGAGCGGTCACCCCCGCTCCGGAGATGTTCACGTGCGCTCCCGAGGTCTGCTGATTCGGCCAGAACGGCGCCACCGGGAAGCTCGCGTCCTTGGCGAGAATGCGTCCGAGATAGTAGGTGTTCGTCAGGCCGACGTCGCACTGTCCGGCCGCGATGGCTTCCAGGATCTTGGTGTCGCTGTTGATCAACGTCGGCATGTTCGCCATCCAGGCGCGCACGGTGATTTCGGTCCTCGCTTCGCCTTGGCGCTTGATCATGGTGGCGAGCAGCG
This Candidatus Methylomirabilota bacterium DNA region includes the following protein-coding sequences:
- a CDS encoding D-glycerate dehydrogenase, with the protein product MPTASARPGVLISRALPEEAVARARSRADVDLHAGDRPLSKTELMKRLKGRQGLVCLITDTIDGAVLESCPDLKVVSNVAVGFNNIDVAAATKRGVVVTNTPDVLTETTADFAWTLLMATARRLVEADRYVRDGKFTQWEYMVLLGGDIYGKTLGIIGFGRIGRAMARRALGFNMRVLYQDAVAADADTERELRATRTDTATLLREADFVSIHTPLLPETRHLINAQSLRTMKKTAYLINASRGPVVDEAALVQALTEGWIAGAGLDVFEEEPKVHPGLLALPNAVLAPHIASASSDTRIKMATLAVDNCLAVLEGQTPPTPVNPEALSRR
- the groES gene encoding co-chaperone GroES, with the translated sequence MKIRPLHDRILVKRQEDKGETKKGGIIIPDSAKEKPQEGKVVAVGNGKVTDEGKKVPLDVKAGDKILFGKYSGSEVTLDDEEYLILREEDVLCILE
- a CDS encoding iron ABC transporter permease, yielding MLAVPILAVVSSLTFPKGEVWLHLWRTQLFELVGSTFLLVIGVGAGTLVVGTGLAWLVVHYRFPGRSVLEWALILPLAVPAYVMGFVFLGLFEYSGPVQTGLRRSLGEGVRLPELRSYWGVVLMMTLVFYPYVYLLARTAFRDQSGAAIETARSLGWSRAQTFLHVTLPMARPSLVAGVALAMMEAMADFGTVATFGYRTLTEAVYRVWYGMFDRIAATQLASVLLLFALALILLERRSRGRARFTQTGRRGPALAPSELRGWGAAAATASCLATLTLAFLLPVGQLAWWAAAALRDGQIAPAFGALLTRTCVLAAVAALLACLLAVLLAYAGRLHGTPTVRFVVQFASMGYALPGAVIAVGVLLPLAWVDHTVAPLLERGLGHPIGLLFTGSAAGLVLAYLVRFLAVSLQTVEASLGKISPSLDDAARSLGARAGAALRRVHLPLIRGGLMTAVILVFVETMKEMPATLLLRPFGFNTLAVEIWERTSEAMWQEASVPALTLVGVGLLPVIVLVRLSLGSSR
- a CDS encoding ABC transporter ATP-binding protein — its product is MELLVLDRISKRFAPDRPPAVDGLSLGVAHGEILALLGPSGCGKTTTLRIIAGLESPDSGTVTLRGEVVAGPAHVVPPEERGIGIVFQDYALFPHLTVADNVAFGLRRMSRGARQGRISEVLELVGLPTYAGHYPHELSGGQQQRVALARALAPAPALMLLDEPFSNLDADLRAQMRDEVERILRATGTTAVFVTHDQEEAFTLADRVGVLNAGRMEQLAPPQQIYHQPATRFVAAFVGDADFLPGTVTSQGIVTEVGTFANVDQLQAGERVDVMMRPDDISFVPQPDGQGTITRRYFRGSEAVYCIRLPSGHRVHSSQPSTSLFPTGTRVSAKAHVVHVVAFPAVTAANAERPSATGAK